A window of the Lactobacillus amylovorus DSM 20531 genome harbors these coding sequences:
- a CDS encoding minor capsid protein: MNSQEYWKKRALLAKQKEMASTAEYEVAMRSRLKDLENEFIKESKKWLTKYAKENDQSLKQVADYLNSIDTSKFDMTLAEFEAKARAGGFEKELNSAYYKTRIARLQELYRQYQELAAKYADNEEDNMAIGLAKRYEDTYLLENYNKYLVVGSLDVNFAHFNEQELKDIVYQPWQGSNFSKRIWNNYTKVMPEVLTDVMFRSTALGYSYNRVERMLRDKFQGVVKSNIHRLVVTEMGHAAEKATAEFYEDSDIEQYQYLATLETHTCDVCAHLDERIFDVKNKKEGINYPLMHPYCRCTTCGYIKDLPDIPTRWYRDPITGKGKWTRNMTFEQWKKATAQKSLTAKTVGRVGLRAKT, encoded by the coding sequence ATGAACTCACAAGAATATTGGAAGAAACGCGCTCTCTTAGCTAAACAAAAAGAGATGGCTTCAACTGCTGAATATGAAGTCGCTATGCGGTCTCGTCTTAAGGATCTTGAGAATGAATTTATTAAAGAATCTAAGAAATGGTTAACTAAATATGCTAAAGAAAATGATCAATCACTAAAGCAAGTGGCCGATTATTTAAATTCCATTGATACTTCTAAATTTGATATGACTCTGGCAGAGTTTGAAGCCAAGGCTAGAGCTGGTGGCTTTGAAAAAGAATTAAACTCTGCTTACTATAAAACTAGAATTGCTAGACTTCAGGAATTGTACAGACAATATCAAGAATTAGCCGCTAAATATGCTGATAATGAAGAAGATAATATGGCCATTGGTTTAGCCAAACGGTATGAAGATACTTACCTATTGGAAAATTACAACAAATATTTAGTAGTAGGTAGCTTAGATGTTAATTTTGCTCACTTTAATGAACAAGAATTAAAGGATATTGTTTATCAGCCCTGGCAGGGTAGCAATTTTAGTAAAAGAATCTGGAACAATTACACTAAAGTAATGCCTGAAGTGTTAACTGATGTCATGTTTAGATCAACTGCTTTAGGATACTCTTACAATCGTGTTGAACGAATGTTAAGAGACAAATTTCAAGGTGTGGTTAAATCCAATATCCATCGTTTAGTTGTCACTGAAATGGGACACGCTGCAGAAAAGGCTACAGCAGAGTTCTACGAAGATTCAGACATTGAACAGTATCAATACTTAGCAACGCTAGAAACTCATACATGCGATGTTTGCGCTCATTTAGATGAACGTATCTTTGACGTTAAGAATAAAAAAGAAGGCATTAATTACCCTCTGATGCATCCCTACTGCAGATGCACGACTTGTGGTTACATTAAAGACTTGCCTGATATTCCAACGCGCTGGTATCGTGATCCGATTACTGGAAAAGGTAAATGGACGCGGAATATGACTTTTGAACAATGGAAAAAAGCTACCGCCCAGAAAAGCCTTACAGCCAAAACCGTTGGGAGAGTAGGGCTTAGAGCAAAAACGTAA
- a CDS encoding phage portal protein, with the protein MELKQMQELIKNASTQRANFFNSYESALKYYRNETDITNRNDGKAKLNKDGKDDPLRHADNRVPSNFYQLLVDQEAGYVATVPPQIDVGNEKYNEDISEALGDDFALTVNNLVIDASNAGVAWLHYWIDKDGNFRYAIIPPNQITPIYSTTLDNKLSGVLRSYKQLDPDTGKLFTVHEYWNDKEATFFKQPTSSLDDLEPYNNITSYDMSAGYETGVSNVLKHNFGRVPFIAFPKNKLKLSELKKCKGLIDAYDDIYNGFLNDIDDIQQVVLVLKNYGGTSLDKFMHDLKENKAVKFNNAGNGDQSGIDTLQIDIPVEARNSVLQTTKENIFLYGQGIDPANFKNSNASGVAIKMLYSHLELKAGITESNFRRGISQLVRAIMNHLGIRDAESLKISQIWTRTQVQDDLAKAQEVATVANYSSKEAIAKSNPIVDDWQQELKHQKNDIQNSDGFRASQSFNNPEDEDYPNDNKNDSDKPEKANKKSSD; encoded by the coding sequence TTGGAATTAAAACAAATGCAGGAGCTGATCAAAAATGCCAGTACGCAACGTGCTAATTTTTTCAACAGTTATGAAAGTGCATTGAAATATTATAGAAACGAAACTGACATTACAAACAGAAATGATGGCAAAGCCAAGTTGAATAAGGACGGCAAGGACGATCCACTACGCCATGCTGATAACCGTGTGCCATCGAACTTCTATCAATTGCTTGTTGATCAAGAAGCAGGTTATGTGGCTACTGTTCCCCCTCAGATTGATGTGGGCAATGAGAAATACAATGAAGATATTTCTGAAGCGCTAGGTGACGATTTTGCCTTAACTGTAAATAACTTAGTAATTGATGCAAGTAATGCTGGTGTTGCATGGCTTCATTACTGGATTGATAAAGATGGTAACTTCAGATATGCAATTATTCCACCTAATCAAATTACGCCAATTTACTCAACTACTTTAGATAATAAGCTGTCAGGTGTATTGAGATCATACAAGCAGTTAGATCCTGATACTGGTAAGCTGTTTACAGTTCACGAATACTGGAACGATAAAGAGGCCACTTTCTTTAAACAACCAACTTCTAGCCTTGATGACCTTGAGCCATACAACAATATTACTAGCTATGATATGAGCGCTGGTTATGAAACTGGTGTAAGTAACGTATTAAAGCATAATTTTGGGCGTGTCCCGTTCATTGCATTTCCAAAGAATAAACTTAAGTTATCAGAGCTTAAGAAATGCAAGGGTCTGATTGATGCCTATGATGATATTTATAATGGCTTCTTAAATGATATTGATGATATTCAACAAGTAGTGTTAGTGCTTAAGAATTATGGCGGCACATCGCTTGATAAATTTATGCATGATCTGAAGGAAAATAAGGCTGTTAAATTTAACAATGCAGGTAATGGTGATCAATCTGGTATTGATACACTGCAGATTGATATTCCGGTTGAAGCTAGAAATTCAGTATTGCAGACCACCAAAGAAAATATCTTCCTTTATGGTCAAGGCATTGATCCTGCTAACTTTAAGAATAGCAATGCTAGCGGTGTAGCAATTAAGATGCTGTATTCACATTTGGAACTAAAGGCTGGAATTACAGAATCAAACTTTAGACGCGGCATTAGTCAATTAGTGAGAGCCATTATGAATCATTTGGGTATTAGGGATGCTGAAAGCCTCAAAATCTCTCAGATTTGGACTAGAACCCAGGTACAAGATGATTTAGCCAAGGCTCAAGAAGTTGCCACTGTTGCTAATTACTCAAGTAAAGAAGCAATTGCTAAATCAAATCCTATTGTTGATGATTGGCAACAGGAACTTAAACATCAAAAAAATGATATTCAAAATAGCGACGGTTTTAGAGCCTCTCAGAGCTTTAATAATCCTGAAGATGAAGACTACCCTAATGATAATAAAAACGATTCTGATAAGCCAGAGAAGGCAAATAAGAAGTCTAGTGATTAA
- a CDS encoding PBSX family phage terminase large subunit has product MALNDVLTPKQAEVLHTYLTVPFKMMINVGAVRAGKTYIDNILLMYELRRVANLAKKRNDKHPQFILAGASSGSIYNNIIAELSRQFGLDLKADKHNHYHLFDVDIVPVYTASIAGLTRARGFTAYGAYINEATLANQEVFNEIRNRCSMEGSHIICDSNPDIPTHWLKTDYIDNKNPKAGIISYTFTIDDNTFLDKEYVESLKASKPRGMFYDRDILGLWVTGEGIVYQDFNKDTMVIDDDKIPKGLHYYCGCDWGYEHPNPILLLGDDDQGNTYVLRDYTKKHKFISYWVKIAQNLQDEFGHNLIFYADSARPDNVNEFQTAGINCINANKNILPGIECVAQKMREGKFFIAESCSQGLMNEIYQYAWDETTGLPLKENDVRHNDRLDALRYAIYSRNAKGGYIPWN; this is encoded by the coding sequence ATGGCTCTAAATGATGTGCTAACTCCTAAGCAGGCTGAAGTTCTTCATACTTATTTAACAGTTCCATTTAAAATGATGATCAATGTTGGTGCTGTTCGTGCTGGTAAAACTTACATAGACAATATCTTGCTGATGTATGAACTGCGTCGTGTTGCTAATTTAGCAAAGAAACGAAATGACAAGCACCCACAATTCATTTTAGCTGGTGCTAGTTCGGGTTCGATTTATAACAATATTATTGCTGAATTATCGCGCCAATTTGGTTTAGATTTAAAAGCTGACAAACATAATCATTATCACTTGTTTGACGTTGATATTGTTCCTGTTTATACTGCGTCAATTGCTGGATTGACTAGGGCACGTGGGTTTACTGCGTATGGAGCTTATATAAACGAAGCAACATTAGCAAATCAAGAGGTATTTAACGAAATTCGTAATCGTTGTTCCATGGAGGGATCACATATTATTTGTGATAGTAACCCCGACATCCCAACGCACTGGCTTAAGACTGATTACATTGATAACAAAAATCCGAAAGCTGGGATTATTTCATATACGTTTACCATTGATGACAACACGTTTTTAGACAAAGAATATGTTGAATCACTTAAGGCTTCTAAGCCTAGAGGGATGTTTTACGATCGTGATATTTTAGGTTTGTGGGTAACTGGTGAAGGTATTGTTTATCAGGACTTTAATAAGGACACAATGGTTATTGATGATGATAAGATTCCTAAAGGCTTGCATTATTACTGTGGCTGCGATTGGGGTTATGAACACCCTAATCCTATTTTGCTACTTGGCGATGACGATCAAGGAAATACTTATGTCTTAAGAGATTATACAAAGAAACATAAATTTATTAGCTATTGGGTCAAGATTGCACAGAACTTACAAGATGAGTTTGGACACAATCTTATTTTTTATGCTGATTCAGCAAGACCAGATAATGTTAATGAGTTTCAAACGGCAGGCATCAACTGTATCAATGCTAACAAGAATATATTGCCAGGTATTGAATGCGTTGCGCAGAAGATGCGTGAAGGCAAATTCTTTATTGCTGAATCTTGTTCTCAAGGCTTGATGAATGAAATTTACCAATACGCTTGGGACGAAACCACGGGGCTACCTTTGAAAGAAAACGATGTAAGACATAATGACCGATTGGATGCTTTAAGATATGCTATTTATTCGAGAAACGCGAAAGGAGGCTACATCCCTTGGAATTAA
- a CDS encoding helix-turn-helix domain-containing protein produces MNKFPKISGKGPFFELDGRKQTAVKSMVEDDLTEEQIGKLVERTDRTIRNWKNDELFIAAKEQYLKITVKNTYVPKALNHLYYLMIHAKSEMVQMQSAITILKMGGQLSDNSTPELDKAKIRKANADARVAEARAKAMEDNGADVELLLDKMMDTLAKEDLQHGSK; encoded by the coding sequence GTGAATAAGTTTCCTAAAATTTCCGGTAAAGGCCCTTTTTTTGAACTAGATGGACGAAAGCAAACAGCTGTTAAATCAATGGTTGAAGATGATTTAACAGAGGAACAAATAGGAAAACTAGTTGAAAGAACAGATAGAACTATTCGTAACTGGAAAAATGATGAATTATTTATAGCAGCTAAAGAACAGTATTTGAAAATTACAGTAAAAAATACTTATGTTCCTAAAGCGTTAAATCACCTTTATTATTTAATGATTCACGCCAAGTCAGAAATGGTACAAATGCAATCAGCGATAACAATTTTAAAGATGGGCGGTCAACTTTCAGATAATTCAACTCCTGAACTGGATAAAGCCAAAATTCGTAAAGCTAATGCTGATGCAAGAGTTGCTGAAGCTAGGGCTAAGGCAATGGAAGACAATGGTGCAGATGTTGAGTTGTTGCTTGATAAGATGATGGACACTTTAGCAAAGGAGGATTTACAGCATGGCTCTAAATGA
- a CDS encoding DNA-methyltransferase, with protein sequence MSCHKMPMKAHENIYVFYKHLPIYNPQMRMGFKPYKGNANSESQNYDLKIKKYKPTSSNGERFPIDVIKFKNKNKHSLHPTQKPVKLLKYLIKTYTDEGMTVLDNCMGSGSTGVAAKQLNRNFIGMELDKEYFEIAKQRIENA encoded by the coding sequence TTGAGTTGCCATAAAATGCCGATGAAAGCACATGAAAATATATACGTGTTTTATAAGCATTTGCCAATTTATAACCCACAAATGAGAATGGGCTTCAAGCCGTACAAAGGTAATGCCAATAGCGAATCCCAAAATTATGATTTAAAGATCAAAAAATATAAACCAACAAGTTCAAATGGAGAAAGATTCCCAATCGATGTAATTAAATTTAAAAACAAAAATAAACATTCATTACACCCAACGCAAAAGCCAGTTAAGCTATTGAAATATCTAATTAAAACTTATACAGATGAAGGCATGACAGTTTTAGATAATTGCATGGGTAGTGGCTCAACTGGTGTGGCTGCCAAGCAATTAAACCGTAATTTTATTGGTATGGAATTAGATAAAGAATATTTTGAAATAGCTAAGCAAAGAATCGAAAATGCTTAG
- a CDS encoding ArpU family phage packaging/lysis transcriptional regulator: MELVPKIDAVKTCKNVSDFFKDDLEKIVLMSGSRMIDLSSPSFEENYSSSKANGIETKLINGLDAQSVVKSVHDALYHGVDLVSQKILIGLYIKHQRWVDIQPLVYREHTSFAAYRKRALLTFAYSFEGWQTKNHCDKVIRLLAYT; the protein is encoded by the coding sequence ATGGAGTTGGTACCTAAAATTGATGCTGTAAAAACATGCAAGAATGTAAGTGACTTTTTTAAAGACGATTTGGAAAAAATTGTTCTTATGAGTGGTAGCCGAATGATTGATTTGTCGTCACCTAGTTTTGAAGAGAATTACAGTTCAAGTAAAGCTAATGGTATTGAAACTAAGTTAATTAACGGCTTAGATGCACAGAGCGTTGTAAAATCAGTTCATGATGCTCTATATCATGGTGTTGATCTTGTTTCTCAAAAAATATTAATAGGTTTATACATTAAGCATCAAAGATGGGTTGATATTCAACCCCTTGTTTATAGAGAACATACATCCTTTGCGGCTTATAGAAAAAGAGCATTACTTACTTTTGCCTATTCTTTTGAAGGATGGCAGACAAAAAATCATTGTGATAAAGTCATAAGATTACTTGCGTACACTTGA
- a CDS encoding VRR-NUC domain-containing protein, whose translation MASEEHNIQREIQVALSQHKCSVFRTNVGKVQTIDHRWFDTGLPQGFPDLMGFRWVDNQIFFIEVKSKTGKPRPDQLRFHEFLASHNVIHGIARSVQDALMIVDGALCGFGY comes from the coding sequence ATGGCGAGTGAAGAACATAATATTCAAAGAGAAATTCAAGTGGCTTTGTCACAGCACAAATGTAGTGTTTTTAGAACTAATGTAGGTAAAGTGCAAACAATAGATCATCGCTGGTTTGATACTGGATTACCTCAAGGATTTCCTGATTTAATGGGCTTTCGTTGGGTTGATAATCAAATATTTTTTATTGAAGTTAAATCAAAAACAGGTAAACCTAGACCAGATCAATTGAGATTTCATGAATTTCTTGCATCTCATAATGTGATTCATGGAATTGCACGAAGCGTTCAAGACGCTCTAATGATAGTTGATGGTGCTTTATGTGGATTCGGTTATTAG
- a CDS encoding NUMOD4 domain-containing protein — MEEIWCDISDYKGLYQVSTLGRVRSLDRIIYDQGRHWFQNGKILKASSQKSGYLFVTLSKAGKAKQYRVHRLVAQAFIPNPNGWPQVNHKDEDVTNNKVENLEWCTAKYNLNYGNHNQNVAKTLKQHKYQKIAIENGRKTSTPVLKFTLDGKFLEKYSSQVEAAKNNNIRQGSVSNCCRGKVKQVKGYIYKYLKEHEDEK; from the coding sequence ATGGAAGAAATATGGTGTGATATTTCAGATTATAAAGGACTATATCAGGTATCTACTTTAGGAAGGGTTAGAAGCTTAGATCGTATTATTTATGATCAAGGACGGCATTGGTTCCAAAATGGAAAAATTTTAAAAGCCAGTTCTCAAAAATCAGGGTACTTGTTTGTTACATTGTCTAAGGCAGGTAAGGCAAAACAGTATCGTGTTCATAGATTAGTTGCTCAAGCATTTATTCCTAATCCTAATGGCTGGCCACAGGTTAATCATAAAGATGAAGATGTAACAAATAATAAAGTAGAAAATTTAGAATGGTGCACAGCCAAATATAATCTTAATTATGGTAACCATAATCAAAATGTAGCTAAAACTTTGAAACAGCATAAATATCAAAAAATCGCTATTGAAAATGGTAGAAAGACTTCAACTCCAGTCTTGAAATTTACTTTAGATGGTAAATTTTTAGAAAAATATTCTTCACAAGTTGAAGCAGCTAAAAATAATAACATTCGTCAAGGAAGTGTTTCCAATTGCTGTCGTGGAAAAGTAAAGCAAGTTAAAGGATATATTTATAAATACCTTAAGGAACATGAAGATGAAAAATAA
- a CDS encoding nucleotide modification associated domain-containing protein, whose translation MVNESNPFKDYTNHLAVTLENKNKDYGDSFSRSVDKFGIIAAVVRLEDKFNRLENLTANGGKEKVKDESLADTALDISGYGLLLYKYLKERERTSK comes from the coding sequence ATGGTAAATGAATCTAATCCTTTTAAGGACTACACAAATCATTTAGCTGTTACTTTAGAAAATAAAAACAAAGATTATGGCGATAGCTTTAGCAGATCTGTAGATAAATTCGGAATTATTGCAGCAGTTGTAAGGCTTGAAGACAAATTCAACCGCTTAGAGAACTTAACTGCTAATGGTGGCAAAGAAAAGGTTAAAGATGAATCATTAGCAGATACTGCACTCGATATTTCAGGATATGGACTATTGTTGTACAAGTATCTAAAAGAACGCGAAAGGACAAGTAAGTAA
- a CDS encoding virulence-associated E family protein, which yields MANDKKIINIDEEKAKKLSKEQTKKDLFERTNGKIRTTSVKNIVLILKTDKNLQGLFRFNEFTNEVDVVKDAALKTSIGTINIAKGEYTDQVINAVELYIESAKKYQGAIFKNNVIDQGIINTAHMNSYNPVIDYMNEAYAEWDKKQRLDDTFVVFLGAPNNETTRLITEIWFLEAVAKAYNPKVKVDNVLDLVGGQGVGKTSYLQNVAPMGLYTDQFNSFSNKDDYEVMKNALIVNDDEMTASNAASFEEIKKFITMQKFEYRKAYARKSQTFLKKFVLARTTNEIRHLKDRSGDRRFMSIFCNADKQVKSPVTEMTPEYVKQLWGEAVHLYKTTKDPFLLNDHEQELLEENRKQFRYTSGLEDELNTTLENKFKGKKFITNQELAFSLFADRDALSRNTKDARDVRYYMEHLGYEVGARIKIDGKTTAGFKKDTVGNG from the coding sequence ATGGCTAATGACAAAAAAATTATTAATATTGATGAAGAGAAAGCTAAGAAACTTAGCAAAGAACAAACTAAAAAAGATCTATTTGAGCGAACCAATGGCAAAATCAGAACCACATCTGTTAAAAATATTGTTCTGATTCTTAAAACAGACAAAAATCTTCAAGGTCTGTTCAGGTTCAATGAATTTACCAATGAAGTAGATGTAGTTAAAGATGCTGCTTTAAAAACTTCAATTGGTACAATCAACATCGCTAAAGGCGAGTACACTGATCAGGTTATCAATGCTGTTGAACTTTACATTGAATCTGCTAAGAAATATCAAGGCGCTATCTTCAAAAATAATGTAATTGATCAAGGAATTATCAACACAGCTCACATGAACTCATATAATCCAGTCATTGATTACATGAATGAAGCATATGCAGAATGGGACAAGAAACAGCGTCTTGATGATACGTTTGTGGTGTTTCTTGGAGCGCCAAACAATGAAACTACCAGATTAATCACTGAAATATGGTTTCTTGAAGCAGTGGCTAAAGCCTACAATCCTAAAGTTAAAGTTGATAACGTGCTTGATTTAGTAGGTGGTCAAGGTGTTGGTAAAACATCTTATTTACAAAATGTTGCACCTATGGGCTTATATACTGACCAATTCAATTCTTTTAGCAATAAAGACGACTATGAAGTAATGAAAAATGCTCTGATTGTTAATGATGATGAAATGACTGCAAGTAATGCAGCTAGTTTTGAAGAAATCAAAAAATTCATCACTATGCAAAAGTTTGAATATCGTAAAGCTTATGCACGTAAGTCACAGACATTTTTAAAAAAGTTTGTTTTAGCACGTACTACTAATGAAATCAGACACTTGAAAGATCGTTCTGGTGATCGTAGATTTATGTCTATTTTCTGTAATGCTGATAAACAAGTTAAGTCACCAGTTACAGAGATGACTCCAGAATATGTTAAGCAGTTGTGGGGTGAAGCAGTACATCTTTACAAAACTACTAAAGACCCATTCTTACTTAATGATCATGAACAAGAACTACTTGAAGAAAACCGCAAACAATTCCGCTACACATCTGGTCTTGAAGATGAACTTAATACTACTTTGGAAAATAAATTCAAGGGCAAAAAGTTTATTACTAATCAAGAACTAGCATTTTCATTATTTGCTGATCGTGATGCATTAAGCCGTAATACCAAAGACGCACGAGACGTTCGATATTACATGGAGCATCTTGGTTATGAAGTAGGTGCAAGAATAAAGATTGATGGTAAAACAACTGCAGGATTTAAAAAGGATACGGTAGGTAACGGTTAG
- a CDS encoding bifunctional DNA primase/polymerase: MHPNLVNYALSYVEHGFSVIPISDNKRPLIKFANKPPLNKTEIHEIWRKYPTANIALKTDKFFVIDVDRHSGGDGMKSIKALNHDEWFKNTLTERTAHNGFHFFFTKPKDLKIQQNIGFLPSVDLKAHENNYVVVAPSMLGDKSYKWLNHKPMREPPQGLIDLILEKQKEFKPVDLKDYQPTGKTQTTELFEKIANGLGKTGGRNNALASFVGGLLFRNVEPHVAAKLAVIANENTEDSLPMSEVERTVNSMIEKEIRRREEQDG; the protein is encoded by the coding sequence ATGCATCCCAACTTAGTTAATTATGCTTTAAGTTATGTAGAACATGGTTTTAGCGTAATTCCAATTAGTGACAATAAGCGTCCACTGATTAAATTTGCCAATAAACCGCCACTCAATAAAACGGAAATTCATGAAATATGGAGGAAATATCCAACTGCAAATATTGCACTTAAAACAGATAAATTCTTTGTAATTGATGTGGACCGTCACAGTGGTGGTGATGGAATGAAATCTATCAAAGCCCTTAATCATGATGAGTGGTTTAAGAATACGCTCACTGAACGTACAGCACATAATGGTTTTCATTTCTTCTTTACTAAGCCTAAAGATTTAAAGATTCAACAAAACATTGGATTCTTACCTTCAGTAGATCTTAAAGCTCATGAAAACAATTATGTTGTCGTAGCTCCTTCAATGCTGGGAGACAAATCTTACAAGTGGTTAAACCATAAACCAATGAGAGAGCCACCACAAGGATTAATTGACCTAATTCTTGAAAAGCAAAAAGAATTTAAACCAGTTGATTTAAAAGACTATCAACCAACTGGCAAAACTCAAACTACTGAACTATTTGAAAAAATAGCCAATGGGTTAGGTAAAACTGGTGGTAGAAACAATGCTTTGGCTAGTTTTGTGGGTGGTTTGCTGTTCCGCAATGTTGAACCACATGTTGCAGCTAAATTAGCTGTTATTGCTAATGAAAATACAGAAGATTCTCTACCAATGAGTGAAGTGGAAAGAACCGTTAATTCAATGATAGAGAAAGAAATTAGAAGAAGGGAGGAACAAGATGGCTAA